One genomic segment of Falco peregrinus isolate bFalPer1 chromosome 7, bFalPer1.pri, whole genome shotgun sequence includes these proteins:
- the RSAD2 gene encoding S-adenosylmethionine-dependent nucleotide dehydratase RSAD2: MHLSVLVRLPLAVARTVLAALRGRLGALCWSLAPLSLPLPLSLPLPLPGWRRVSAPSPTAPLGSRREREPEWDDASPTPTSVNYHFTRQCNYKCGFCFHTAKTSFVLPLEEAKRGLAMLKEAGMEKINFSGGEPFLQDRGEFLGELVQFCKQDLKLPSVSIVSNGSLIRERWFKKYGEYLDILAISCDSFDEDVNVLIGRGQGKKNHVENLHKLRQWCREYAVAFKINSVINRFNVEEDMNEQIKALNPVRWKVFQCLIIEGENSGDDALRQAEKFVISDEDFERFLDRHKDVSCLVPESNQKMRDSYLILDEYMRFLNCRNGRKEPSKSILDIGVEAAIKFSGFDEKMFLKRGGKYVWSKADMKLDW, encoded by the exons atGCATCTGAGCGTACTGGTCCGTCTGCCACTGGCGGTGGCGCGGACGGTGCTGGCGGCGCTGCGCGGGCGGCTGGGCGCGCTGTGCTGGAGCCTGGcgcccctctccctgcccctgcccctctccctgcccctgcccctgcccggctggCGGAGGGTCtcggcccccagccccaccgcccCGCTGGGCTCCCGGCGGGAGCGGGAGCCGGAGTGGGACGACGCGTCCCCGACGCCCACCAGCGTCAACTACCACTTCACCCGGCAGTGCAACTACAAGTGCGGCTTCTGCTTCCACACGGCCAAGACCTCCTTCGTGCTGCCCCTGGAGGAGGCCAAGCGGGGGCTGGCGATGCTCAAGGAGGCGG gaatggagaaaataaatttctcgGGAGGAGAACCGTTTCTTCAGGACCGAGGCGAATTTTTAGGCGAACTGGTCCAGTTTTGCAAGCAGGACTTGAAGCTGCCGAGTGTCAGCATCGTTAGCAATGGCAGCCTGATTAGAGAACGGTGGTTCAAGAAGTACG GTGAATATTTAGACATTTTAGCAATTTCATGTGATAGTTTTGATGAGGATGTCAATGTGTTAATCGGCCGTGgtcaaggaaaaaagaaccaTGTGGAAAACCTGCATAAACTGAGACAGTGGTGCCGAGAGTATGCtgttgctttcaaaataaattcagtgaTCAACAGATTTAATGTTGAGGAAGATATGAATGAGCAGATCAAGGCACTCAACCCTGTGCGCTGGAAG gtgttccagtgcttgataatTGAGGGGGAGAACAGTGGTGATGATGCCCTGAGACAAGCAGAGAAATTTGTTATCAGTGATGAAGACTTTGAACGATTCCTAGATCGCCACAAAGATGTCTCCTGTTTGGTACCTGAATCTAACCAGAAG ATGAGGGATTCATACCTCATTCTGGATGAATAT ATGCGTTTTCTGAACTGTAGAAATGGACGGAAAGAGCCTTCCAAGTCTATCCTAGATATTGGCGTAGAAGCAGCTATAAAATTCAGTGGATTTGATGAGAAGATGTTCctaaaaagaggaggaaagtaTGTGTGGAGTAAAGCAGACATGAAACTGGACTGGTAA